The Leptolyngbya sp. CCY15150 region TCTCGACTGGATGTTGCCAGGAGAAGATGGCATTGAACTATGTCAACACTATCGCCAGACCGGATACGCTGCCCCAGTCCTCATTCTCACAGCAAAAGATACAACAGCAGACAAGGTCATGGGTTTAGATGCCGGTGCGGATGACTATCTAGTCAAGCCTATAGACCTCGATGAACTCCTGGCCCGAGTTCGAGCCCTGCGGCGGCGATCGCCACTTTGGCAGGGCGATCGCCTCATGGTTGGCGCGCTGCACCTCAATCTTGACACCATGCAACTCCAGCACAAAGACGACTCTCTAAAGTTGAGCAGTCGCGACTTTCAACTGCTGGAATATATGATGCGTCATCCTCACCAAGTCTTAACCCGTGATCAGTTGGAACAGGCCTTGTGGGAGTGGGGAGACGAGCCAGAGAGTAATGCTGTAGCAGCCCGGATCAAGCGTCTGCGGCAACGCTTGCGTGATCTTGGCCTTGATACTTGGATCCATACCATTTATGGTGCTGGCTATCGCCTAGAACCCCCATCCCATGACCACGACTGTCCCGATGCTACATCTCGCTAAACCCGTCCATCAGTATTGGCAAAACCTCCCCATCCGCGTAAAAGGCATCGTCATTATTGCCATCCCGGTCACGTGCCTATTTACCGCATTGGCAGCCTTTGCCTGGCTTAAAGCTAGTCTGGTTGAAGATGAAAACTGGGTTCAACATACCCAAACGGTACGCATCGAAACCAAGCAACTCTTAAATGCACTCCTGGATGCAGAAACGGGCGTGCGGGGGTATGGGTTAACCCAGCGGGATGAGTTTTTAGCCCCCTACGGCAGTGCATTGGAGGTGATTCCCTCCTCACTGCAGCGGCTAGAGGCGCTGGTGCAGGATAATCCTCAACAAGTGGCTCGGCTGGACTATATTCAGGAGCTGATTGCCGAAAATTTAGACATCTTTGAACGCAAGATGATTCTCCAGCGTAATTTGACCCGCATTCAAGGGCAGGCGGATGTCCTTGTACCCGCAGCCTCGCTCTATGACTGGCTGGAAGAGGGACGCGCCACCATGGATGAAGCTCGTCTCGCCATTGATCGCTTTGCCCAGACGGAAGAAGACTTGCTGATGGAGCGCAGTCAACACCAAGACCTCTATCGCCAAATCACTTGGATCGTTCTTTGTATTTCTGGTGTTTTGGGTACCTTGGGAGCGTTGGTAGCTGTGCATCTATTCTCCCATTTGGAACAAGAGTTAGCCGATCGGGAATATCACCTACGGGAAACCAATCAACGCCTAGAAACGGCCTGTGACCAACTCCAG contains the following coding sequences:
- the rppA gene encoding two-component system response regulator RppA, producing MRILLVEDDPDQLEPLQEALTRSGHVVDGVEDGTTARWLIGEKDYDLLILDWMLPGEDGIELCQHYRQTGYAAPVLILTAKDTTADKVMGLDAGADDYLVKPIDLDELLARVRALRRRSPLWQGDRLMVGALHLNLDTMQLQHKDDSLKLSSRDFQLLEYMMRHPHQVLTRDQLEQALWEWGDEPESNAVAARIKRLRQRLRDLGLDTWIHTIYGAGYRLEPPSHDHDCPDATSR
- a CDS encoding CHASE3 domain-containing protein, with amino-acid sequence MTTTVPMLHLAKPVHQYWQNLPIRVKGIVIIAIPVTCLFTALAAFAWLKASLVEDENWVQHTQTVRIETKQLLNALLDAETGVRGYGLTQRDEFLAPYGSALEVIPSSLQRLEALVQDNPQQVARLDYIQELIAENLDIFERKMILQRNLTRIQGQADVLVPAASLYDWLEEGRATMDEARLAIDRFAQTEEDLLMERSQHQDLYRQITWIVLCISGVLGTLGALVAVHLFSHLEQELADREYHLRETNQRLETACDQLQRFTANASHELRAPLAAVLSNAQVGLMALDEPEGEAIALRGKLEKIVTLTKHMSTLVGDLLFLARHSGLLSDDTLKPVCLNDLLNHLLQDWIPQARASQLQLTGHIPQDHLSIQADANLLKQAIANLLSNACRYTAAGGSIQLSAYATSTQVTIQVSDTGIGIPSKALPHIFERFYRVDTKRSKTSGGFGLGLAIAQQIIYAHHGTLDVTSHLGQGSVFTITLPLATMLSEAVMIAS